The DNA sequence CATCGCCGCCAGCGTGGCGAACGTCCCAGCGAAACATGATGCTAAGCCGTAGAGGCAGTACTGAATGGGATCGGGTTTCCTCCCACCTCCCCCCATGAACGGTGCCCCATCAGCTTCGACGACATCTGCGCCCGCCGGATACTCCAACCGCGCGCGAAACTGAGGTTGTCCTTCTTCCAACACCCATTCCCCCTCGACGCGCTTCCGCTTCTTCGCTGCTTGAGGATCGCGCTGCACATCGGCCGCGAAGGCCATGACGGCTTCAGTATTGACATTGTTCACGCCCATCGCTCCCTCCTCGCACAAGAATCGGTCTACGTTCCAGTTCCTCCTCCGTCTGAGGAGGTCGGCAATGCTGATAACACCTCATCCACAAAAAGCGGCTCGGGGAGCGCCCC is a window from the Blastocatellia bacterium genome containing:
- a CDS encoding OsmC family protein, whose protein sequence is MGVNNVNTEAVMAFAADVQRDPQAAKKRKRVEGEWVLEEGQPQFRARLEYPAGADVVEADGAPFMGGGGRKPDPIQYCLYGLASCFAGTFATLAAMEGITLKKLIVAAENRVDLSRTLGLSSNPIIEGVEITVTVSADAPREKLEEIERLARERCPGAYCITNPIPLTTSLVVE